From Nicotiana tabacum cultivar K326 chromosome 20, ASM71507v2, whole genome shotgun sequence, one genomic window encodes:
- the LOC107809828 gene encoding sugar transporter ERD6-like 4 has product MSFREENNEDGRGGGDLRKPFLHTGSWYRMGSAQTSSMMMGSSQVIRDSSISVLACVMIVALGPLQFGFTSGYSSPTQTAITKDLKLTVSEFSLFGSLSNVGAMVGAISSGQIAEYIGRKGSLMIAAIPNIIGWLSISFASDLSFLYMGRLLEGFGVGIISYTVPVYIAEIAPQNLRGALGSVNQLSVTIGIMLSYLLGLFVNWRLLAVLGTLPCLALIPGLFFIPESPRWLAKMGLTEDFETSLQVLRGFDADISIEVNEIKRSVASTSRKSAIRFADLKQRRYWLPLMIGIGLLVLQQLGGTNGVIFYSSNIFLSAGISSSNVATFGVGAIQVVATAVATWLVDKTGRRILLIISSAGMAVSLLIVAVAFFLKGFVDKDSTLYDMLGILSVVGVVLMIIAFSLGMGPIPWLIMSEILPVKIKGLAGSVATLANWFCSWVITATAPLLLAWSSGGTFTLYTLVCAFTVVFVTIWVPETKGKTLEEIQFSFR; this is encoded by the exons ATGAGTTTCAGAGAAGAGAATAATGAAGATGGGAGAGGAGGAGGGGATCTGAGGAAGCCATTTTTGCATACCGGAAGTTGGTATCGTATGGGCTCAGCACAGACTTCAAGCATGATGATGGGTTCTTCTCAAGTCATTCGTGATAGCTCAATCTCAGTTCTTGCTTGTGTTATGATTGTTGCTTTGGGTCCGCTCCAGTTTGGTTTCACT TCTGGTTATTCTTCGCCTACACAAACTGCTATTACCAAAGATCTGAAGCTCACTGTTTCTGAG TTCTCTTTGTTCGGTTCATTATCTAATGTTGGTGCTATGGTGGGGGCAATATCTAGTGGTCAAATTGCCGAGTACATTGGGCGAAAAGGG TCTTTAATGATAGCTGCTATACCTAACATCATTGGTTGGCTTTCCATCTCATTTGCCAGT gatctatccTTCTTATACATGGGAAGATTATTGGAAGGTTTTGGAGTCGGCATAATATCTTACACG GTTCCTGTATATATTGCCGAGATAGCACCTCAAAACCTGAGAGGGGCCCTGGGGTCAGTTAACCAG CTCTCTGTTACAATTGGGATCATGTTATCCTATTTGCTGGGACTTTTCGTTAATTGGAGGCTGCTTGCCGTTCTTG GAACGCTGCCCTGCCTAGCACTGATACCTGGATTATTTTTCATCCCGGAATCTCCTCGGTGGTTG GCCAAGATGGGTTTGACAGAAGATTTTGAAACTTCCTTGCAAGTTCTTCGAGGGTTTGATGCTGACATTTCCATTGAAGTAAATGAAATTAAG AGGTCTGTAGCATCCACCAGCCGAAAGTCAGCAATACGTTTTGCAGATCTCAAACAAAGAAGATATTGGTTGCCTCTCATG ATTGGAATTGGACTGCTTGTCCTGCAACAATTAGGAGGAACCAATGGCGTGATCTTCTATTCCAGTAACATTTTCCTGTCTGCAG GGATTTCTTCAAGTAATGTTGCAACCTTTGGCGTTGGTGCTATCCAG GTTGTTGCCACTGCTGTTGCTACATGGCTGGTGGATAAAACTGGGCGTAGGATTTTACTGATT ATCTCCTCTGCTGGAATGGCTGTTAGTCTCCTTATTGTTGCTGTTGCATTCTTTCTGAAG GGCTTCGTAGATAAGGATTCTACCCTTTATGACATGTTAGGAATATTATCGGTGGTTGGTGTTGTG TTGATGATTATTGCATTCTCACTTGGAATGGGGCCCATTCCGTGGCTTATAATGTCTGAG ATTCTTCCGGTTAAGATCAAAGGCCTTGCTGGAAGTGTAGCAACATTAGCCAATTGGTTCTGTTCCTGGGTAATTACAGCAACTGCACCGTTGCTATTGGCTTGGAGCAGTGGAG GAACCTTCACTCTTTATACACTTGTGTGTGCATTCACCGTGGTATTTGTGACAATTTGGGTACCTGAGACGAAAGGGAAAACGCTGGAGGAAATACAGTTCTCCTTTAGAtga
- the LOC107781450 gene encoding uncharacterized protein LOC107781450, giving the protein MVTSWILNSLSKDLVDSIQYVNDAKELWQELEDKYDQTNEAKLYQLQKKISDLSQGALYITMYYTKMKRLWKELNTLNAHAQCNYQCTYGVKAYMHKAEHDRRLIQLLMGLNEVYIVVRDSILMMNLLPSIAQAFSILIQEEK; this is encoded by the coding sequence ATGGTTACATCATGGATTCTAAATTCACTCTCAAAGGATCTAGTTGATAGTATACAATATGTCAACGACGCTAAGGAGTTATGGCAAGAGTTAGAAGACAAGTATGATCAGACTAATGAAGCGAAGCTTTATCAGCTGCAAAAGAAAATCAGTGACCTTAGTCAAGGAGCTTTGTACATCACAATGTATTATACGAAAATGAAACGACTTTGGAAGGAATTGAACACTTTGAATGCACATGCACAATGCAATTACCAATGCACTTATGGTGTAAAGGCATACATGCATAAAGCTGAGCATGATCGAAGACTAATTCAGCTCCTAATGGGCCTGAATGAAGTTTATATAGTTGTGAGAGACAGTATATTGATGATGAATTTGTTGCCCAGCATAGCACAGGCTTTCTCTATCCTTATCCAAGAAGAAAAATAG